The Branchiostoma lanceolatum isolate klBraLanc5 chromosome 17, klBraLanc5.hap2, whole genome shotgun sequence genome contains the following window.
GATATGCCAGCTAAAAAGACGGAATGACAGAAACAGGCCAaaatagcagactgggcccggtagaGCACCCCTAATAGACTACCTGTAGAAACCTTTTTCGATAAAGTGAGAGCGCAGAACAACGATTCTATCTTCTATGGTGACGGTCTCTTTTCAGGCACTTTTTGTCGCCATAAACGTTAATAATAGTATGGTTTGAAGCCACTTAATCATACCTCATTATCACCTGcaacaatatttttcatttttttttcagtcgtCAGGGGAAGTAAACAGGTCTTCTATAAACCCTTGAAATTAGTCTTCTTTGtcatgttgtctttttagtacgTCATGCTACAATATTTCAGCATCCTGCAACCAGATGAGGGCTAAGAGTTCAAACATGGCTAAAGGCATATTCAGACAACGCCTATTTAAAAGATCGTTTAGTAGATGTCCTGTTAACGAAAATATCCTACATTTTATATAATTCCGTGCCGTTAGCTAGTCACCCATTTCTGTAAACTTTGTGAACGAAGGTTCCAATATGCCTTCCCTGACCCAGGCGTACTTGCTAATTCTATTATGAATGCACAGGTAACCAGTTGTAATGTGTTTTGTAAGTGTCCCACTGTCTGTGGCACATGATAGCTTCAGGGCTCGCCTGTTAGACGAGTACGTTGGAcacactaccaactggatttccATTAAACGGACGTTTTGGGGACCTCACACCAAATGTGGGGTGAAAGGGAGAGAAAAGTCACTCTTTTGAACCCACTTTTTACTCCTTgggtccaggtaaaatgggGTATGGACCCCCAAGACGTCCATTTAACCCAAGTTCAGTTGGTAGTGACAACAGATAGTTGCCCGGCATTCATAGATATCAAGTTGCCGTAGTTTACGTTGGGTGTTGTTTGATAGTTTACCTAAAAAGTACTACCGTGTAATTACATCCAAAGTGTTGCCTGTTCCGTGAACGTGACACAAACTCTCTATCCTACAACAGACCAACACGTACACAATACTGGGTGTACTTTTCCTTTTCTCTAATTGCTGAAGATTTCAAACGATAAACACCATAcgccaaatgtacatgtatctccttaTAAGACGAAGAACGTACCTTTGTATACAGCTATGACACCTGTTGAGCAAAGACGCGCAGCTACATGTAGCCAACAAGCCCCCACCGGCACTAAAGGCGAGCTTCACCCCCTACTGGTGCTGTACCTGTATAGCCCTGCAAGTAACTGAACAACGATTCGGTCTACAGGTTGTTAAGAAACTTTCCCTTCGTGCCCTGAGGCGACTGTGTGTGCTAACACGTGTGGCATGGGTCACGGCCCTCACGGGTGACCAGTTCACTTTCGCTGAAGGCTGGATTATTATGTGAGTTACCATGGCGCTGCAAGCCTTACTGTATGTAACATTTAGACCTTTAGCAATGTTGAGATGAAATGCTTACAAGAGTGTAACGCTTAGACCACGAGATCTGTTAACATATCCATCTAAAACAATCAAACTCTAAACTTGACTGAACACCGATGATTACATTGGCGAGCTTGGTGTAGCATTCCAGGAGTACAAAATGTAGCCCTTCTCACGCAACACACTGCAAGACTAGCATCACCGCAGAAACAAAGATCTAGAACCAACAAAGCTCACGGACATACTACAATGAGCGCATTAGATGGATAAAAACATAGGCTTTGTCAGCACTCCAAAGAACAAGAAGGATATTGATTGTGTTTTTGGTaccgtttgtctgtctgtgtctctctctgtatgtttgtcactatgtgtgtgtgtgtgtgcgtgtgtatgtctGACTCTGGGCCCATAttagcttgttctggaactgcaggggagtTTTTGTTAAAacctttgaaagagaataactcaagatagGTCTGATTGATCATCCGTCAATTTCGGTACCTAggtagcttaagtgatgattgacataaaaggataaaaacaaaactgtttcCCCAAGTAAAACtgttctccatgaaaaattgtccccgaTGAAAAATTGTCCTCCATGCAAGTGTAATATGATTCTGGGTGGGCAGACGAACCACAATGTAGAATGCTCAAATAAGACATGCTTCAGACGGAacatttcatttgcatatctttaaTGTAACCACAAACATTTTAGGTCCTACACATAATGTCTGGATACAGTTCATATTTGTAACAATCCAGTTAatcatttcagaaaaaaatacaacttagTGATAAATCTATGATATGCATTATGGAAAAGTCTATGATATGCGTTATGTTCAACAGAATCTAttgcaaaatatacatacaaGTTCCTGACATAACAAGGGAAAAAATACAAACTTCATCAGCTCCAATATACTACGTAAACAGTACTATAATGTGATATAATGTCATGGTTCTTAACAAATATGCAGAGTCTTTTGGCAAGAGAAAATAAAAAGCACCATTAAAGAAAAGATATCTATTCCTTGCAAATGAAATATTTGagtttgattttgatttctaACCACTTTAAGTTGAGAGCAAGTGGtatcaaaaacaaaattgatgAATTATTGGATTTTATCCAAGCATACTCTCCATTACAtgacagtacatacatgtatgtcttgtaaAAGAGAAGGAAATCATCTGACATAGTGATCTTTTGACAGTGCCATGTTTGCAGAGAAATTCGTATCAATATGAAATATGTAACATAAATGCACAGGATGTAAAAGTTTAGGGGCATCATGTTTAATGGATGCCAACAAGTAAGTCTTTTTATTACGCGGGTTGATTAATAAGTTTACGGACTCACTCAAAAGTGCACAACTCAAATCATACTATACGCATGattatgccccgaaatttgagttgtgtacATTATTTCCAGGTGAGGCCAAGAACTTATTCTATCACCCCTCGTACTACTAAGCCCATGTGTAACTCCTGAGAAACATAGTCACTGTGGTTTtctgctaatctccaagcagatgtaagtcaGACTGCCTGTGTCACTGGTGATTCTGTAGAAAGCTGAGAACAGGCTGCATAGGTCTCCTCAGCTCAGGAGGGAACCCAGACACTGTGGTCAGGAGAGAGCCGGTCAGGGAGTTCATCCTGTGGGAAGAAGTTAAAAGGTTAAGAAATGTGAACAAGAAAATCTGCCatttaaatcatcatcatcaccgtcgGCGGAAGCTTGTGTCAAAGCATTGTATTCGAGTCAGGTTCAAATTGGCTTCAGTTAGTTTGTAGCTGTTCTTGGATGGCAGTGTCTGATATAATTGCCCAAGCCAGCGCTGTATGAAAGTGTTGAGGACAATTTGAATACAATATGCATAAATGGCTTACAGAATTACAAGTGTGCATAAAGTCGAAGATCTTGGGCACTTAAGGTTCCAGATTGTAACTTTTGAATTCTTTCCCATCAATCTTTACTACATTCATATGTTGATTCATTTCTTGCTTCATTATTCATTGAATAAAAACTTAAGACTCTTTGCACACAATCTAGACACTGTGATCTAttcaacgtttcggtgaccatctgtcaccatcCTCAGggaaattctgactggttcacattgcactgcagcacaggtgtcgctgattatagatgcggtcccaaacacctatagctgcagtgcaatgtgaaccagtccgaattgccctgaggaaggtgacagatggtcactgaaacgttggttgaatacaTCACTTAGTTGTGCTCAAGAagtcttttcattcagtgacttaccaacctgatgaaactcttTACGGATTCATTATTATTTtcaatctactgtaaatgcagaaatgttcccagggatttaatttcacgatagcaagaaaatggagtgtttataAGTTGCGGTGGTTACAAGTTCGCGTtttaaacaatagtagcgctagagTTACAGTTACATAATagacatttttgcagtggttttaagtttgctgtgaagaGTTCACTGCAGAAACTGttaaataaaaccaccgtgagcattctgcatttacagtatgttgtaaGAGTCAGTCTCACCATTCAGCCTGATCAGGAGGTAGTCTGGGTGGGTCCACACTGTCAGGGGCTACAGTCAGGGCCTGTTTGATGTTGTTGAAGTTCTGTTTGATGGCCTTTTCATGTGGAGCCAGGGGACCTCTACTGCCCAGAGGATTCACTGACTGCTGCAGGGGGAACACATAGATATGACTTTTTATGTAAATTTGacagaaaaactgaaaaacaCTAAATGTAATGTTACTATAGTGGGAAATATGGATGTTTTTTGGAAAACTACATCTTCAAAAGTAAGTGATCTTGAACTAAACTACTTCAAGATCACAGTCACTTTTGAAGATCTTAGCTCACTGAacagctattcttccactggtcgtgacagagaagacagacactaccatgtgcagtatttacaagtttatTGTACTGGGAAATTCCCCTGGCTCtatcttttcgacaagcacatgAGTGAGTGAACCttggaccacagcttaatgtCCCGTTTCCAGTAGcttgcatgtcgggtgagcgacaacagcctgGATTCGAACTCAtggcttcttggtccagagtcAGGGTTGCTAATCACTGAACAATGTACCTTACATGCTGAAATCATGTGGATAATCtataattgcacaaatatcggAAAAGTAGAGCGGAATAATTTTCAATTGACAGAAATGGTGATAGTTATTGTCCCAGACAGTAGCAAGATGTAACAAGAATGTGAGCAAATAGGGCAAGGGCACATATCAAGATGCCAAAATGGCAGGGTCTTGATAGTGTGCAGGGTGGTTATTCAGTCCCCCAATTTCACGATTCACAGTTCCCAAATTTCTCCCTTTCACGTATGTTTATACCCCTGGTAGTGTAAGCAGGAACTTTAACTACCATATCAGAGCATGctattgtttctttttgtattgcatacccgttaaactgcctcatggtgtaacacatcaGGGTTATACTgaatagtacaagctgcatatccattcagatttatttgatccactcaccccataaaggacccctactctttttgtaaaagtgtggtgggttctttaacgtgctcaggtgtggctctccttaaacacaggatccccatttaacgtcctatccgaggaatGTCCCTAAACAAAGCTAGATACTCAGttttacctgagtgaagtgagggaatttgtgtaaagtgcctttccctgggcacaacattgggggttcgaacacaggacctcttGATTCTGAGCCAAACACCTTACAATTACGTTGATAGATGCCACACAAACTCCACTCACAACCTCACCCACTATGCAGAGGGTTAATGACTAGACTTACATATAGCAGAGCCACCTGGTGAGCGATGTACTTGTGGTTGGCGAGGTTGTTGACATCTGAGTTGAGCTGACGACACATGGAGGACACCAGGTGTAAGCTGGCCATGTGCTGGAAGTGTTCTGGAGAAAAACAGAGATTATTACTAAAATCATAAACAATCATAAACAATAAGAGACAGAGTGGCCATTAAACTTCCCCCTGCTTTCTCACCAGTTATATTCAAGAATTGATGTCGCCACACAGTTGAAAATAACATGGTTGTCACGGGCAGGGATTTTGCAATGTGCAGTCCCAACTTGAGCCAGTCTCAGTCGCAATAGCGAGGTGGCTGTCTTGGGCGAGCTCCTTAATTAATACTTGCATTGATAAAGAAAATTTTCAAGACAGAGCAAAAGCAGTCGTTATGGCCAGTTGGTCTGCTTGAAAAGGTAGCTCTGGCAGGTTTTACTACATTTCATCTAAAGTCAAACTCAGATCTAGATTACATGCAGCTGGGAATACCAACTGTTTTgctcttcttttcttttcttttcattcctGCTTCTTTGGACAGCATATTTTTCAAAGCTAGTGTTGAGAATCATATGTAGTCACATACCATCCATACTGCCCTGTTGTCCCAAATCGTAGAGCGTCTGAGGATTAGCGATGTACGCCGCAGCTCTGGGAAACATGCCGGCAAGACCGGTGCTTTGTAAGTAGTCCTGGGAAAACACAACAATTCCATTGTATCATCAAGCAGTGTAAAGAAGTGCTTCAAAAACAGATATAGcctttatttgtttgtgaagATTAGTCATCCAGGAGTTGAAGACAATACTTTGAATCTATACAACTGAATTACGAAATGAGATATAACTGATATTTCAGATGTCCTTCCAACATCTTTCGTTTTTtgttcactgatgaaagatgttggaaggacatctgaaacgtctggtatttctcatattgtaatccagttgtATAGATTGAATAAAAATATTATAAATACAACCAAATGTTCTTTCATACTTGACAAGGAAATACaatttaatgtaaacattgaactatatgaaaatgaaaaatgtttgtATCTTTATCTGGTTGCTGAGTTCTTCTAACAAGCAACAGCCTACAAGGTTGTTGGAAAACTTGAGTCTtttctcccaacatctgcttggagattgttcCCACCCACCTGTATGAATGCAGGGGGCTGAGGCAGCCTGTTCAGAGCTTCCCTCATCTTCCCGATCAGCACCATGGCATGGGACTCGAACGTGGGGCTCAGGGACTTCCTGCACCGGTCCTGAGATAAAAACTCCCTGGAAACCCCCTGGAGAGGAATAAGAGAacagaaaaatgttgaaaattatgAAGAAAAGTTATAAAAGATTAGATTTGGAACTGCATTGtctcaccattgttgcttaacaatatctatgtatgtgacaatacgtttgggactgcattgctagcagtaacacctagcttcagtatgccgtgaaccagtcagtattgccctgatgaagatgacaaacgGTCATCAAAACATCAGCTCTTGTTAGAAATATGGtggtgaataaagaactttgcttaTGATTCTGAAAAATGATAAGGTTTGCTACATGAGGAACCATATGCCAGACTTGAACATTTACTTAGCCAAAGACTTCTATTAAATTGTTTTTACCTTTTGATAATGACATGTAGAAAAGGTCAGTCTTTTAGAATATTATGAATACTTTAGGAAAGATTGCTATATGCAAATTGTATCAAACGCTCGTTAACCAATGAAATGACTGCCTTATTCTTATGTTACAGATATAttttacaatatatacataattGTATTGTACAATATACTATAGGTTGTGAAGTAATAAATTTAGGTTAGACACATTGATCCCAAGTTTCGATTGCCTGATGCTGTAAGAAGACAAAAagccacacatctgcttggagattgtttGTACCTCGTTCATCTCCTTCTCACACAGAAGTTCTAGCTGTGAACACAGCGTCACAATCTCCACGGCAACGTCGCCCCTGGTTACCGGCACCACCCATAGGGGCTCCTGGATGCAGACATCAACTGTGCACACAacacaaatttgttgttttaacATTAATAATGTGGTTAGACCAATATGATAGATAATATGCATGCAAATACAAAAAACTGAATCATATAGAATAGGGTTATTACTTGAAAATTCTTAGATTTTACTGGAAAGTGTGATGGTAGCAGTGATTTGATGCATTTCAACATGATACAATTGCTAATTTGCATTGACAAAGTTTAACTAACGTTAAATTGTTACAAGGACAATATATAGGGTACTAGTATACTagtaaaatgtccttgattgTGTTATGTTCACATGTAAAACTTAGCTTTATGCTTACTTCAATGACGTTACATACGTGTTAACGTTTCTTAAATGTACCCTACCGtatctttttcaaattttacagCTTTTATTCGTAGAAATTCCTGTTATCAGAAAACATAGTTCTACCACGACAATGTAAACACAAAACATGCTTCACTgcaacatgcccccctccccctcacacgTCAACAACATCCACAGAAAGTCGTTTGAAAAACCTACGATCATCAGAATATCACATTTTTCTAATATTAAACCCTTTAACGTTGGAAaacatacttttaaagcatGGGTCCAGGCCTAGAGGACTGCAGAGTGGCGGAGTACAACTGACTGCAGCAGCCGATACCATCTTGACACACCTCCATGTACAATACACAATAGAAAGTTCCCGACGATATCCGATCTGCGACGGAGATTACCGAACTTCAGTGCCAcctgttaatctccaagcagatgttaggtagAATTGATCGTGGCGTTTTCTGCCTGTCCCACTCTTTCGTTATACCCCCTGGATTGTTGTAGGTCACTGAAAAACGGAGCAGTTGTAAAACGCTATGAAATTTACTCCCacgtctgcttgaagattaaccACCTGTCGAGTAGGCCGTGACACCTGTTAAACACCTGTTAATCGCAAGGTGGCGCTTGAAGTAAGGCTCACTTGGGAGGGTATCCAAATGAAAGCTCTTGTCTTTTGAGTTGAACAAACACGCTACAAAAGAgcgtagtgtagtgtagtgcaTTTTGCAAACTTACAACTTCATACCATACATAATATTGCAAAATTCATGCCGTAAATGTTTTCAAGGATCCAGGAATAAATACATAGCTGCAAAGCTGGCATGAAAGTTTGCAAAAATTCAGGAACCGAAATCTATCTTTATGAGGAACTTTGCCACGTATGTAGAATAATCAATGCTTAATGTGAATCATATGTTATTTACACATCCCATTATAGTGCTGTCTTAGCATAATCGAAAAACACCCGACCAAAATAGAATAAGCACACCAATGACGACACTACCAGCCAATGACAGCTGGCGACGTTGCGCCTTGTTGCGCAATGCAGAAGTGGACGAGTATAAAGGTGGGCGTTGTCAAGAGATACGTCAGACGACCTCCGAGCCCTACCACCAGGCTGCCCACTTCCAAGTCCACCATGCAGGACTGGAAGTGGGTGTTGTCGTGGGTTCAGAAAAATTTCCTTCTGGACTCATGCTTACTTCGTAACTCTCCCGG
Protein-coding sequences here:
- the LOC136422811 gene encoding uncharacterized protein, which encodes MVSAAAVSCTPPLCSPLGLDPCFKIDVCIQEPLWVVPVTRGDVAVEIVTLCSQLELLCEKEMNEGVSREFLSQDRCRKSLSPTFESHAMVLIGKMREALNRLPQPPAFIQDYLQSTGLAGMFPRAAAYIANPQTLYDLGQQGSMDEHFQHMASLHLVSSMCRQLNSDVNNLANHKYIAHQVALLYQSVNPLGSRGPLAPHEKAIKQNFNNIKQALTVAPDSVDPPRLPPDQAEWMNSLTGSLLTTVSGFPPELRRPMQPVLSFLQNHQ